A portion of the Misgurnus anguillicaudatus chromosome 16, ASM2758022v2, whole genome shotgun sequence genome contains these proteins:
- the ubxn1 gene encoding UBX domain-containing protein 1 translates to MADYTTLESLLEMGFDRNKAEKAVAHTGNQGIERAMDWLMEHENDPDIDEPYIPPAGNVLGSTEEQSSPLQSPSGTSEQPATENLEEEVGDSKHPMTEEERKEQVKRLEELMKVRQEERRERQRQEEIEREKQRRKQGQELLHIKQKLQEDEMKKIAEMRRREKLEDKLAKQRVKDKIARDREERAQKFGGGSSSTALSSPPSEAPSQSSPENQGPPPAKKDYDECRIQVRLLDGTTLSAVFKAQEPLAAVRVYVEMNGAPGQDFNLISPYPRHIYTDLDMEKPLRELGLVPSAVLVVTKK, encoded by the exons ATGGCAGACTACACAACATTAGAAAGCCTGCTGGAAATGGGCTTCGACAGAAACAAAGC GGAAAAAGCTGTAGCACATACTGGAAACCAAGGCATTGAGAGAGCAATGG ACTGGTTAATGGAGCATGAGAATGATCCAGACATAGACGAACCTTACATTCCACCTGCTGGGAACGTTCTCGGCTCAACAGAAGAACAAAGCAGCCCACTTCAGTCTCCTTCAGGAACATCTGAAC AACCAGCCACTGAAAATTTAGAAGAAGAAGTGGGAGATTCCAAACATCCTATGACAGAAGAAGAGAGGAAAGAACAAGTAAAACG ATTAGAAGAGTTGATGAAGGTGAGGCAGGAGGAGAGAAGAGAAAGGCAGCGTCAGGAGGAGATAGAAAGGGAAAAGCAGAGGAGGAAACAAGGCCAAGAGCTTCTGCATATCAAACAAAAGCTTCAGGAGGATGAGATGAAGAAGATTGCAGAAATGCGCAGGAGGGAGAAATTAGAGGACAAACTTGCCAA GCAGCGGGTTAAAGATAAGATCGCTCGTGACAGGGAGGAGAGAGCACAAAAG TTTGGAGGTGGTTCATCAAGCACGGCTCTGTCATCTCCCCCCTCTGAAGCCCCTTCGCAGTCTTCCCCTGAGAACCAAGGACCTCCTCCAGCGAAGAAAGATTACGATGAATGTCGAATTCAG GTGCGTCTGCTAGATGGTACTACCTTGAGTGCTGTATTTAAGGCTCAGGAACCTCTGGCTGCTGTGAGAGTCTATGTGGAGATGAACGGGGCACCTGGACAGGATTTTAACCTAATTTCTCCTTACCCCAGACACATATACACAGATCTAGACATGGAAAAACCCCTGCGTGAGCTGG GTCTGGTGCCTTCTGCTGTCCTTGTGGTTACCAAGAAATGA
- the LOC129422201 gene encoding pre-mRNA-processing factor 39 isoform X1: MAAEGTEELSNTEQLKTPSGFHEPEGFTKPDVEQSGETGGDGENAAPYTAQGDEEEAELPADFEKFWKQTCENPLDFNSWTDLLQYCEQEGHLRACRQALNGFLVRFPLCYGYWKKYADIERRAGHNTKAEEVCERGLKVIPLSVDLWIHFINLLLGTLNMNLPESAHRIRCVFEEAVASAGWDFHSDRLWDLYGEWEKEQGNLKAMTAVYDRVLMIPTQLYNTHYEKLKTHLTSNPPRDTLSPEEYDMVKAEYKQSQIQAKKEKTDIAADEEERPPGEEEPADNGKDSEEAVQKMQEIILARREELYQHNEAEVRKRWNFEEAIKRPYFHVKPLDKAQLKAWHSYLDWEMAEAESAAMNAGGTSVEGAEGSKKEYVASHGRVLVLFERCLIACALYEEFWKKYVHYLEPYGVEEVRNVYRRACGIHLPYKHNIHLQWSAFEEKHGNVSEAQRILESMEMVLPGLSVVRLRRVGLERRAGRLDVAESLLKESVEQSKNNPSLHAFYSIKLSRFLLKLCRNPARARTVLQEAIEISPDNARLYQNLLELEVSGDLRANGGGVQQCVAKALAAPLSPKTKIRFSQRGLQFAEDFGTTVQSVLSIYEEHQKLLKEHDGKRGAENGDNDDPEKISKMDDGSAMVVPPQTAPPTMPHMPITTPPPPMMGGDMSGSYGSYSSWYQQYGGYGSYQNPWNQYNQYYPPS; encoded by the exons ATGGCGGCGGAAGGGACAGAGGAGCTGAGCAACACCGAGCAACTAAAAACTCCTTCAG GGTTTCATGAGCCTGAAGGTTTTACCAAACCAGACGTAGAGCAGTCAGGCGAAACTGGTGGTGATGGAGAAAACGCTGCCCCTTACACGGCACAAGGAGATGAGGAAGAGGCAGAGTTGCCTGCAGATTTTGAAAAATTTTGGAAGCAGACCTGCGAGAACCCTCTGGATTTCAACAGCTGGACCGATCTCCTGCAGTATTGTGAACAAGAG GGCCACTTGAGGGCATGCCGTCAAGCCCTCAATGGCTTTCTGGTGAGGTTCCCTCTGTGCTATGGTTACTGGAAGAAATATGCAGATATTGAGAGACGGGCTGGTCACAACACAAAAGCTGAGGAG GTGTGTGAACGAGGTTTGAAGGTCATCCCTCTCAGTGTTGATCTCTGGATACATTTCATCAATCTGCTGCTGGGAACTCTCAACATGAACCTGCCTGAGTCAGCACATCGCATCCGCTG TGTGTTTGAGGAGGCAGTTGCATCTGCTGGCTGGGACTTCCATTCAGACAGACTCTGGGATCTGTACGGTGAATGGGAGAAGGAACAGGGAAACCTAAAGGCCATGACCGCCGTCTATGACCGAGTATTAATGATCCCCACACAGCTCTACAACACGCACTATGAGAA ACTGAAAACTCACTTAACCTCCAACCCGCCTCGGGACACACTGTCCCCAGAGGAGTATGATATGGTTAAAGCAGAGTATAAACAGAGCCAGATACAAGCtaaaaaagagaaaactgaTATCGCTGCCGATGAAGAAGAGAGACCACCGGGAGAGGAAGAGCCTGCAGACAACGGCAAAGACTCT GAAGAAGCAGTGCAGAAGATGCAAGAAATCATTTTGGCCAGGAGAGAGGAACTGTACCAACACAATGAAGCAGAAGTCAGGAAGAGATGGAATTTTGAGGAAGCT ATTAAAAGGCCTTACTTTCATGTGAAGCCTCTGGACAAAGCCCAGCTGAAGGCTTGGCACAGTTATCTGGACTGGGAAATGGCAGAGGCTGAATCAGCTGCGATGAATGCTGGAGGGACGTCTGTGGAGGGCGCTGAAGGTTCAAAAAAAGAGTATGTGGCTAGTCATGGGAGAGTACTGGTTCTGTTTGAGCGCTGTCTCATTGCTTGTGCACTCTATGAGGAATTCTGGAAAAAA TATGTGCATTACCTGGAACCATATGGTGTAGAAGAGGTTCGTAATGTGTATCGCAGAGCTTGTGGAATCCACCTTCCATACAAACACAACATCCACCTTCAGTGGTCTGCATTCGAGGAAAAGCATG GTAATGTTTCAGAGGCACAGCGTATCCTGGAGTCTATGGAGATGGTATTACCTGGTTTGTCTGTGGTGCGTTTAAGGAGAGTCGGTCTGGAGAGGAGAGCAGGTCGTCTGGATGTAGCAGAGTCGCTGCTGAAGGAGTCTGTGGAACAGAGTAAAAACAATCCCTCACTTCACGCCTTCTACTCCATTAAACTGTCCCGGTTCCTCCTCAAGCTATGTAGGAACCCAGCGAGGGCCCGCACAGTTTTACAGGAGGCCATAGAGATCAGTCCG GATAACGCTAGGCTTTATCAGAACCTTCTGGAGCTTGAGGTTTCGGGTGATCTCCGGGCAAATGGAGGAGGTGTTCAGCAGTGTGTGGCCAAAGCTCTTGCAGCTCCGCTGTCCCCAAAGACCAAAATTCGTTTCTCTCAACGTGGTCTGCAGTTTGCAGAGGATTTTGGGACTACGGTACAGAG TGTATTGAGTATCTACGAAGAGCACCAGAAGCTCCTAAAGGAACATGATGGAAAGAGGGGAGCAGAGAATGG agatAACGATGATCCAGAGAAGATAAGCAAAATGGATGATGGATCTGCCATGGTGGTGCCACCACAGACTGCGCCTCCCACTATGCCTCACATGCCAATAACAACACCACCTCCTCCTATGATGGGCGGAGACATGAGTGGGTCATATGGAAGTTACAGCAGCTGGTACCAG CAGTATGGGGGATACGGCAGCTACCAGAACCCTTGGAACCAGTACAACCAATACTATCCTCCCAGCTAA
- the LOC129422201 gene encoding pre-mRNA-processing factor 39 isoform X2 — MAAEGTEELSNTEQLKTPSGFHEPEGFTKPDVEQSGETGGDGENAAPYTAQGDEEEAELPADFEKFWKQTCENPLDFNSWTDLLQYCEQEGHLRACRQALNGFLVRFPLCYGYWKKYADIERRAGHNTKAEEVCERGLKVIPLSVDLWIHFINLLLGTLNMNLPESAHRIRCVFEEAVASAGWDFHSDRLWDLYGEWEKEQGNLKAMTAVYDRVLMIPTQLYNTHYEKLKTHLTSNPPRDTLSPEEYDMVKAEYKQSQIQAKKEKTDIAADEEERPPGEEEPADNGKDSEEAVQKMQEIILARREELYQHNEAEVRKRWNFEEAIKRPYFHVKPLDKAQLKAWHSYLDWEMAEAESAAMNAGGTSVEGAEGSKKEYVASHGRVLVLFERCLIACALYEEFWKKYVHYLEPYGVEEVRNVYRRACGIHLPYKHNIHLQWSAFEEKHGNVSEAQRILESMEMVLPGLSVVRLRRVGLERRAGRLDVAESLLKESVEQSKNNPSLHAFYSIKLSRFLLKLCRNPARARTVLQEAIEISPDNARLYQNLLELEVSGDLRANGGGVQQCVAKALAAPLSPKTKIRFSQRGLQFAEDFGTTVQSVLSIYEEHQKLLKEHDGKRGAENGDNDDPEKISKMDDGSAMVVPPQTAPPTMPHMPITTPPPPMMGGDMSGSYGSYSSWYQYGGYGSYQNPWNQYNQYYPPS; from the exons ATGGCGGCGGAAGGGACAGAGGAGCTGAGCAACACCGAGCAACTAAAAACTCCTTCAG GGTTTCATGAGCCTGAAGGTTTTACCAAACCAGACGTAGAGCAGTCAGGCGAAACTGGTGGTGATGGAGAAAACGCTGCCCCTTACACGGCACAAGGAGATGAGGAAGAGGCAGAGTTGCCTGCAGATTTTGAAAAATTTTGGAAGCAGACCTGCGAGAACCCTCTGGATTTCAACAGCTGGACCGATCTCCTGCAGTATTGTGAACAAGAG GGCCACTTGAGGGCATGCCGTCAAGCCCTCAATGGCTTTCTGGTGAGGTTCCCTCTGTGCTATGGTTACTGGAAGAAATATGCAGATATTGAGAGACGGGCTGGTCACAACACAAAAGCTGAGGAG GTGTGTGAACGAGGTTTGAAGGTCATCCCTCTCAGTGTTGATCTCTGGATACATTTCATCAATCTGCTGCTGGGAACTCTCAACATGAACCTGCCTGAGTCAGCACATCGCATCCGCTG TGTGTTTGAGGAGGCAGTTGCATCTGCTGGCTGGGACTTCCATTCAGACAGACTCTGGGATCTGTACGGTGAATGGGAGAAGGAACAGGGAAACCTAAAGGCCATGACCGCCGTCTATGACCGAGTATTAATGATCCCCACACAGCTCTACAACACGCACTATGAGAA ACTGAAAACTCACTTAACCTCCAACCCGCCTCGGGACACACTGTCCCCAGAGGAGTATGATATGGTTAAAGCAGAGTATAAACAGAGCCAGATACAAGCtaaaaaagagaaaactgaTATCGCTGCCGATGAAGAAGAGAGACCACCGGGAGAGGAAGAGCCTGCAGACAACGGCAAAGACTCT GAAGAAGCAGTGCAGAAGATGCAAGAAATCATTTTGGCCAGGAGAGAGGAACTGTACCAACACAATGAAGCAGAAGTCAGGAAGAGATGGAATTTTGAGGAAGCT ATTAAAAGGCCTTACTTTCATGTGAAGCCTCTGGACAAAGCCCAGCTGAAGGCTTGGCACAGTTATCTGGACTGGGAAATGGCAGAGGCTGAATCAGCTGCGATGAATGCTGGAGGGACGTCTGTGGAGGGCGCTGAAGGTTCAAAAAAAGAGTATGTGGCTAGTCATGGGAGAGTACTGGTTCTGTTTGAGCGCTGTCTCATTGCTTGTGCACTCTATGAGGAATTCTGGAAAAAA TATGTGCATTACCTGGAACCATATGGTGTAGAAGAGGTTCGTAATGTGTATCGCAGAGCTTGTGGAATCCACCTTCCATACAAACACAACATCCACCTTCAGTGGTCTGCATTCGAGGAAAAGCATG GTAATGTTTCAGAGGCACAGCGTATCCTGGAGTCTATGGAGATGGTATTACCTGGTTTGTCTGTGGTGCGTTTAAGGAGAGTCGGTCTGGAGAGGAGAGCAGGTCGTCTGGATGTAGCAGAGTCGCTGCTGAAGGAGTCTGTGGAACAGAGTAAAAACAATCCCTCACTTCACGCCTTCTACTCCATTAAACTGTCCCGGTTCCTCCTCAAGCTATGTAGGAACCCAGCGAGGGCCCGCACAGTTTTACAGGAGGCCATAGAGATCAGTCCG GATAACGCTAGGCTTTATCAGAACCTTCTGGAGCTTGAGGTTTCGGGTGATCTCCGGGCAAATGGAGGAGGTGTTCAGCAGTGTGTGGCCAAAGCTCTTGCAGCTCCGCTGTCCCCAAAGACCAAAATTCGTTTCTCTCAACGTGGTCTGCAGTTTGCAGAGGATTTTGGGACTACGGTACAGAG TGTATTGAGTATCTACGAAGAGCACCAGAAGCTCCTAAAGGAACATGATGGAAAGAGGGGAGCAGAGAATGG agatAACGATGATCCAGAGAAGATAAGCAAAATGGATGATGGATCTGCCATGGTGGTGCCACCACAGACTGCGCCTCCCACTATGCCTCACATGCCAATAACAACACCACCTCCTCCTATGATGGGCGGAGACATGAGTGGGTCATATGGAAGTTACAGCAGCTGGTACCAG TATGGGGGATACGGCAGCTACCAGAACCCTTGGAACCAGTACAACCAATACTATCCTCCCAGCTAA